The nucleotide sequence GCGCCGTCGTGGGAGTCGCGGACGGGGTCGCACGAGGAGTTCGACGCCGAGGCGCCGTTCGAGGTCGTCCGGCACCCGACGTCGCTGATGCTGCCGACGCCGGACGTGCTCCGCCGGGCGAAGCAGATCATGCGGGCGCGGGACTGCGAAGCCGTCTGGTTCGGTGCCGCGGCGCCGCTCGCGCTGCTGGGGCACCCGCTGCGCCGGGCCGGGGCACGCCGCGTGGTGGCGTCGACGCACGGCCACGAAGTCGGCTGGTCCATGCTCCCGGCTTCGCGGCAGGCGCTGCGGCGGATCGGCGACACCGCCGACGTCGTCACCTACGTCAGCCGGTACACCCGTGGCCGCTTCGCCGCGGCGTTCGGCGCGATGGCCGGGCTGGAGCTGCTGCCCTCCGGCGTCGACACCGAGGTGTTCCGGCCGGATCCGGCCGCGCGCGCGGAGATCCGCGCCCGCCACGGCCTCGGTGACCGGCCGACCGTCGTCTGCGTGTCGCGGCTGGTCCCGCGCAAGGGCCAGGACCAGCTGATCCGCGCGCTGCCGGCGATCCGCGAGCGCGTTCCGGACGCCGCCCTGCTGCTCGTCGGCGGCGGCCCGTACCGCAAGAAGCTCACCGAACTGGTCACCGAGCTGGGCTTGGAGCGCGACGTCGTGCTCACCGGATCGGTGCCGTGGGCCGAGCTGCCGGCGCACTACACCGCCGGCGACGTCTTCGCGATGCCCGCGCGCACCCGGGGCAAGGGCCTCGACGTCGAAGGGCTCGGGATCGTCTACCTGGAGGCCTCGGCGACCGGGCTGCCGGTGGTCGCCGGCAACTCCGGCGGGGCGCCCGAAGCGGTGCTCGACGAGGTCACCGGGCACGTCGTCGAAGGCCGGGATGTCGTCCAGCTGAGCGAGACCCTGGTCAGCCTGCTGGCCGACCCGGTCCGCGCGCGCCGGATGGGCGAGGCCGGCCGGGCGTGGGTGACGGCGAACTGGCGCTGGGACGTCATGGCGCGGCGGCTGTCCGGCCTGCTGGACGGCGATCCGGTGGCCGTGGTCCGCTAAGGCGTGTAGAGCGCGGGGTGCCGGGGATCGTCGACCCGCACCACGACGTCGGCGAGCGAGCTCGGATCCACCTCTTCCTCGTAGCGCTCGTAGGCCGGGACCGCCCAGGCCTCCGGTACGCGGCGGCGCAGGGCGGCGGGGGAGAGCCACAGATGCACGGCCAGGTCGACGGCCAGCCCGGCGCCGAGCAGCAGTTCGCCGTCGAGGAGCACGACCCCGCCTTCGGGCAGCGGCACCCGCTCGGCGCGGGTGGCCCGGTCGCGCTCGGCGTCCCACAGCGACGGCAGGACCTCGCCCGACCCCTTCAGCGGCTCCAGGACTTCGCGGCGCAGGGCACCGAGGTCGAGCCAGCCGGTGTAGCGGGCGTCGGGGTTCGTGCGGCCGTGCTCGAAGCGCAGGGACGCGGGGCGCAGGAAGTCGCCGGCCGAAACGCGCAGCGTCGCGCGGCCGCGCAGGCGTAGCGGATCGACCAGGGCATCGGCGAGTTCCGCGGTTCCGGTGGCGCCCGCCGCGCCGTCGACGGCCACCGCGATCCGCGGCGAGGTCAGTGCGTCGATGCGGTCGGTGAGTTCCTCGGCGAGGACGGCGGGGGAGATCGGGCGGTAGCGCACGGGTTCCCATCTTCCACCCGGGCCACCCGCCGGTTTTGTCGTACCCCGGTGGGAAGATGAGGACATGAGTTCTTCAGTGGGGAAGACGGCCGATGTCGGGTGGAACATCGGCGTTTCGCGCACCTTGCCCTACCCGGCCGAGGTGGTGTGGGACTTCCTGGTCAGCCGCGAGGGCGTCACGATCTGGCTCGGCCCCGGTGTGGAACTGCCCAGGGAGCCGGGCGCGGAGTACGAAACGGCGAACGGCACGGTCGGCGAGATCCGCAGCTTCGCCGACGGCGACCGCGTGCGGCTCACGTGGCGGCCGAGCGACTGGGACCACGACTCGACCGTGCAGGTGCGGCTGAGCGGCACGGGAGCCAAGACCACGCTGCGGTTCCACCAGGAATGGCTTGCGGACGCGGAAGAGCGCGCGCAACAGCGGGCATACTGGCAGGACGTGACGGAGCGCGTCGTGGCGGCACTCGCCGAACGCTGACGCCGTGAGCAATGGGGGCTGACGTGACGACCGACGAAATCCTCGAGGTGGCACAAGACTTCGCGCAGGACGCGCACCTCTTCTCGGAGATGTTGCGCGAAGGCGGCCCGGTGCGCCTGGTGCGGCTGCCGCCGCGGGGCCTGCCGTGCTACGTGGTCACCGGGTTCGCGGAGGCGCGGGCGCTGCTGGCCGATCCGCGGCTGCAGAAGAGCAGCCAGGGCATCCGTGCGGTCTTCGAAGCGAAGCTGCCGCCGGAGGCGCTGCAAAACGGCCTGGGGCAGGACCTGAGCTGGCACATGCTCAACTCGGACCCGCCGGACCACACGCGGCTGCGGAAGCTGGTGAACAAGGCGTTCACCGCGCGCACGGTGGCCCGGCTGCGGCCGCGGGTCGAGGAGATCACCGCGGAGCTGCTCGACGCGCTGGCCGGGCAGGAGCGGGCCGACCTGGTGGCGTCGTTCGCCGCACCGCTGCCGATCACGGTGATCTGCGAGCTGCTCGGCGTGCGCGAAGAGGATCGCGCGGAGTTTTCCGGCTGGTCCAGGACACTGCTGAGCGCGGCGGTGAACCTGGAGCAGGTGCAGGCCGCGGCGGCGAGCATGTTCGCCTACCTGACCGACCTGATCGCCCAGAAGCGCGCCGAGCCGGCCGAAGACCTGCTGTCGGACCTGGTGCACGCGAGCGACGACGGGGATTCGCTGTCCGAGCCCGAACTGGTGTCGATGGCGTTCCTGCTGCTGGTCGCCGGGCACGAGACCACGGTCAACCTGATCGCCAACGCTGTGCTGGCGCTGCTGCGCGAGCCGGAGCAGCTGGCCCGGCTGCGCGCGGAGCCGGAGCTGCTGCCGGGCGCGGTGGAGGAGTTCCTCCGCTTCGACGGCCCGATCCACCTGGCCACCCTGCGGTTCACGGCCGAGCCGGTGGAGGTCGCCGGAGTGACGATCCCGGCGGGCGAGCTCGTGCTGGTCTCGCTGCTGGGCGCCAACCGCGACGCGGAGCGCTACCCGGAGCCGGACCGCCTGGACATCACCCGCGCGGTGAGCGGCCACCTGGCGTTCGGGCACGGGATCCACTACTGCGTGGGGGCGCCCTTGGCCCGGCTGGAGGCGGAGATCGCGCTCGGCGGGCTGCTGGCGCGGTTCCCGGGGCTGGCGCTGGACGCGAAGGCGGACGAGCTGGTGTACCGGACGAGTTCGCTGGTGCACGGGTTGGAGACGCTGCCGGTCCGGCTGTGAAGACGCTTCGGGCCGGGCCCGGGGAGCGAGGGGATGGGGCGGGCTGGGCGGATTTCGGCCGGTCGGTTCCACCCGCCGCCGAGGCGCGGGAACCCGGCTGAGGCGGTGTCGTAGGGTCGGCGGATGGACTCCGCCGACCTGCTCGCGTTGGACGCCCAGCACGTCTGGCACCCCTACGCGCCGATGCCGGCGAAGGTGCCGGCGCTGCTGGTCACCGAGGCGAGCGGCGTCCGGCTGAAGCTCGCCGACGGCCGGGAACTCGTCGACGGCATGTCCTCCTGGTGGTCCGCCATCCACGGCTACCGGCACCCCGTGCTCGACGCCGCCCTCACCGCGCAAGCCGGGCGGATGAGCCACGTCATGTTCGGCGGCCTCACCCACGAGCCCGCCATCACCCTCGCCAAGACCCTGGCCGACCTCAGCCCCGACGGCCTCGAGCACGTCTTCCTCTGCGACTCCGGTTCCGTCTCGGTCGAAGTCGCCGCGAAGATGTGCCTGCAGTACCAGCGCTCTCGCGGGCTCCCCGGGAAACGGCGGCTGCTCACCTGGCGCGGCGGCTACCACGGGGACACCTTCACGCCGATGAGCGTCTGCGACCCCGACGGCGGGATGCACTCGCTGTGGCGCGGGATCCTGCCCGAACAGGTCTTCGTGCCCGCACCGCCGTCCGGCTTCGACACCCCGCCCGATCAGTCCTATGTGGACCTCCTGGCCGCGGAAATCGAGCGGCACGAGGACGAACTCGCCGCGGTGATCGTCGAACCCGTGGTGCAGGGCGCCGGCGGAATGCGGTTCCACCACCCCGCCTACCTGCGCGCGCTGCGGGAACTCACCGAAGCGCACGACGTGCTGCTCGTCTTCGACGAGATCGCGACCGGCTTCGGCCGCACCGGCGCGCTGTTCGCCGCCGAGCACGCCGGTGTCACGCCCGACGTCATGTGCGTGGGCAAGGCGCTCACCGGGGGCTACCTGAGCATGGCGGCCGCCCTGTGCACCCCGGAAGTCGCCGCCGGGATCGCGCGCGGCGAACTGCCCGTCCTCGCGCACGGCCCGACCTTCATGGGCAACCCGCTCGCCTCGGCCGTCGCCAACGCCTCCCTCGGCCTGCTCGCCGACGGCGGCTGGCGCACCGACGTCACCCGGCTCGAAAAGGGCCTGCTCGACGGCCTGGCCCCGGCGCGCGACCTGCCCGCGGTCACCGACGTGCGGGTGCTGGGCGGGATCGGCGTGCTGCAGCTCGACCACCCCGTCGACCTGGCCGTCGCCACGGACGTCGTCACCGCGCACGGTGCCTGGTTGCGGCCGTTCCGGGACCTCGTCTACGCCATGCCGCCGTACGTTTCGACTGACGACGACCTCGCCGTGATCACCGGCGCGATGCTCGCGGTCGCCGAGAAGGCCTGAATTCAGCACATCGGGTGTGACCACCGGCACACCGAGACCCGAACTCCCCTCATCGTCGCGCAGCGTGCCGGACCACGATTTACACCACGCGAACGGTCGAGGCGACCAGGGTGAAACCGGCGGCGATCCCGTCGATCCTGTGCCCGGTCGAACGCGAGAAATCCTTGCGTAGCAGACATTTCGCCCGGTTTCGGCGATCCTGCCCCCATGATCGAGATCGTTCGTGGCGAACACGACACCGGACCCCCGAAGCACTCCGCACACCTGGAGAACCTCGAGCACGATTTCCTCGCGTCGATCGTCGTCTTCCTCGTCGCCGTCCCCCTGTCCCTCGGCGTGGCCTTCGCCGCCGGGGCGCCGCTGCTCTCCGGCCTGATCTCCGCGGTCGTCGGCGGGCTGGTCGCGAGCCTCTTCGGCGGATCGCCGCTGCAGGTCAGCGGGCCCTCCGCCGCCCTCACCGTGGTGCTGGCCGACACGATCGCCACCCACGGCTGGCCGGTCACCTGCGCGATCACCGTCGCCGCCGGCCTGCTCCAGATCCTCTTCGGCCTCACCCGGGCCGCCCGCGCCGCGCTCGCCGTGTCGCCGGCGATCGTGCACGGCCTGCTCGCCGGCATCGGCGTCACGCTCGTGCTCGGCCAGCTGCACGTCGTCCTCGGCGGCTCGGCCCAGGGCTCCGCGCCGGCCAACGTCCTGGCGCTGCCGGGGCAGGTCGCCGCCCACCACGACCAGGCCGTGCTGATCGGCGTCGTTACCCTCGGCGTCCTGCTGGCCTGGCCGCGGCTGCCGAACGCCGTCCGCCGCGTGCCCGCGCCGCTGGCCGCCGTCGCGCTGGCCACCGGCCTCTCCATCGCGACCGGCATGACCCTGCCGCGCGTCGACCTCCCCGCCGGGCTGCCCTCGCTGCACCTCGTGCCGCGGCTGCCGGACGGCGGCTGGGGCGGCTTCGCCGTCGCCGCGGTCACCATCGCGCTCATCGCCGGCCTGGAGAGCCTGCTGTCCGCGGTCTCGGTGGACAAGCTCCGCGGCGGCCCGCGCACCGACCTCGACCGCGAACTCATCGGGCAGGGCGCGGCGAACGTCGCCGCCGGCGCGCTCGGCGGCTTCCCCGTCACCGGCGTCATCGTGCGCAGCATGACCAACTTCGAGGCCGGCGCGCGCACCCGGGCCTCGGCGATCCTGCACTGCGGCTGGATCCTCGCCGCCTGCCTGCTGCTCACCGGCGTGCTGCGGCTGATCCCGCTGGCGGCGCTGGCCGCGCTGCTGGTGTACGTCGGGACGAAGCTGGTGAACCTGCACGGCCTCAAGGAAGTGCGGCGCCACGGCGACCTGCCGGTGTACGCGGTCACCCTGGCCGGCGCGGTGGCCGTCAACCTGCTCACCGGCGTCGCGGCGGGGGTCCTGCTGGCGCTGGCGATGATGCTGCGGCGGATGATCTTCTCCGGCATTCACGTCGAAAGGGAAAGCACCGGACGGGCGGGTGACCGCCACCGCGTCGTCATCGAAGGCGCGCTGACGTTCCTGTCCGTGCCGCGGCTGACCCGGGTGCTCGCCGACGTGCCCCCGCACGCCGAGGTCACCCTCGAGCTGCTCGTCGACTACCTCGACCACGCCGCGTTCGACTGCCTGCGCGGCTGGCAGCAGGCGCACGCCGGGCCGGTCACGGTCGACGAGATCGGGCACCCGTGGTTCGGGCGCGGCCGCGCGGGGGAGCCGACCGTGCGCCGCAGCGTCGCCGCGCGCGTGGTGCCGAGGTGGCTCGCGCCGTGGTCGGAGTGGCAGGCCGAGCACGTCGTGCTGCCCGCCCAGCGCACCGCCAGTTCCCTGCTGTGCCGCGGTGCTTCGGAGTTCCAGCGCCGCACGGCGCCGCTGCTGCGCGACACGTGGAGCGGGCTGGCGCACGGCCAGCAGCCGCACACGCTGTTCATCACCTGCGGCGACGCGCGGATCGTGCCGAACCTGATCACCACCAGCGGGCCGGGCGACCTGTTCACCGTGCGCAACATCGGCAACCTCGTGCCGCCGGCCGACGGCACGGACTCGTCGGTCGGCGCGGCGATCGAGTACGCCGTCGGCGTGCTCGAGGTCGCCGAGATCGTGGTGTGCGGCCATTCCGGCTGCGGCGCGATGAAGGCGCTGCTCGGCCGGGCCCCGGCCGGGCTCGACCAGCTCGGCAGCTGGCTGCGCCACGGCGAAGCGACGCTCCGGCGCCGCAGCCGCGAGGCACCGCTGCTGCTCGGCGGCGAGCGGCCGGCCGCCGAGGCCGATCAGCTGGCTCTGCAGAACGTGGCGCAGCAGCTGGAAATGCTGCGCGGCTACCCGGTGGTCGCGGCGGCCCTGGAGCGGGGCGCGCTGCGGCTGACCGGGATGTACTTCGACGTCGGCGCGGCGCAAGTGTCCCTTTTGGACGATGTGGTGCGCGGGTTCGTCCCCGCGGGGGCGCTGGAGCACTGACGAACCGACGGCGGCCACCTCCGTTGCCGGCGGAAGTGGCCGCCGTCGCGCAAAGCCTTGTGTCGTACGGAATTCAACTGTCACCTGACAGGCGGCGGCTTGTGAACGGCGTGTTAACGGGCTGCCCGGCATGTGACATCCGGGCTAATTGTGGCGATTTGTTCACTCGATCGGGTGGAACATAGCGGACATTTCACTCGATTTCCGGTTGCATGGTGATCATGAGACCCCTCGCCGTGCTCCGACACGACCTGCCGGCCTCACTGGTCGTCTTCCTCGTAGCCGTTCCCCTGTCCCTCGGCATCGCCCTCGCTTCGGGGGCCCCGGTCGCCGCCGGGCTGGTGGCCGCCGTCGTCGGCGGCATCGTCGCCGGCGCGCTCGGCGGCTCCGTGCTGCAAGTCAGCGGGCCCGCCGCCGGCCTGACCGTGGTCATGGCCGAAACCATCCAGACGTTCGGGTGGGTCGTCACCTGCGCGATCACCGTCGCCGCCGGCGCGTGCCAGATCCTGCTGGGGCTGAGCCGCATCGCGCGTGCCGCGCTGGCCATCTCGCCGGCGATCGTGCACGGCATGCTGGCCGGCATCGGCGTCACGATCGTGCTCGGCCAGCTGCACGTCATCCTCGGCGGCAAGGCCCAGAGCTCGGCCGTGGAGAACGTCGCCGAGCTGCCCGCCCAGATCATCGCCCACCACGACGCCGCCACCATCGTCGGCCTGATCACCATCGGCCTGCTGCTGCTCTGGCCGAAGCTGCCGGCCGCGGTCCGCAAGGTGCCGGGGCCGCTCGCCGCGATCGCGGTGGCCACGGTGGTGTCGGTGGTGTCCGGGATGACGCTCCCGCGCGTCGAACTGCCCGGTGACCTGCTGAACGTCCACCTCGTCCCGCAGCTGCCGGACGGCGGCTGGAGCGGGTTCGCCCTCGCCGTCGTCACGATCGCGCTGATCGCCAGCGTGGAGAGCCTGCTCTCGGCGGTCGCGGTCGACCGCATGCACACCGGGCCGCGCGCCAACCTCGACCGCGAGCTGGTCGGGCAGGGCGCGGCCAACATGCTCTCCGGCGCGCTGGGCGGCCTGCCCGTCACCGGCGTCATCGTCCGCAGCTCCACCAACGTCACCGCCGGGGCGAAGTCCCGGGCGTCGGCGGTGCTGCACGGTGTCTGGGTGCTGCTGTTCGTCGTCCTGCTCGCCGGGCTGATCCAGAGCATCCCGCTGGCCGCGCTGGCCGGGCTGCTCGTGCACGTCGGCGCGAAGCTGGTCAACCCCGGGCACATGAAGACCGTGCTGGCCCACGGCGACCTGCCCGTGTACCTGCTCACCCTCGCCGGCGTCGTGGTGTTCGACCTGCTCACCGGCGTGCTGGCGGGCATCGGGCTGGCGGTGGTGCTGATGCTGCGCCGCACGGTCTGGTCGGGTATCCACATCGAACGGGAGGGTGACGACTGGCGCGTCGTCGTCGAAGGTGTGCTGACGTTCCTGTCGGTGCCGCGGCTGTCGAAGGTGCTCGGGACCGTCCCGGGCGGGGTCACCGTGCGGCTGGAACTGGTCGTCGACTACCTCGACCACGCCGCGTTCGAGAGCCTGCACACCTGGCAGCAGGCGCACGAGCGCGCCGGCGGCACGGTGGAGGTCGACGAAGTCGGCCACCCGTGGTTCGGCGAGGGCAAGGCGGGCCGCCCGACGCGGTCCCGGGTCGCCGCGAGCCGGGCGGTGCCGCGCTGGCTGGCGCCGTGGTCGGAGTGGCAGGCGGCGGAAGCGGTCGAGATCCCGGCCCAGCAGACCCGACGCGGCGCCACGGAGTTCCACCGCCGCGCGGCCCCGCTGCTGCGTGACACGCTGTCGGGCCTGGCCGACGGCCAGCGGCCGCGCACCCTGTTCATCACCTGCGGTGATTCCCGGATCGTGCCGAACCTGATCACGACGAGCGGGCCGGGCGACCTGTTCACCATCCGCAACATCGGCAACCTGGTCCCGCCGGGCCAGGCGGACGCGTCGATGAACGCCTCGATCGAGTACGCGGTGGGCGTCCTCGGGGTCGAGGAGATCGTGGTGTGCGGCCACTCGAGCTGCGGTGCGATGGCGGCACTGGCCGACGGTCCGCCGCCGGGGCCGCTGTCGGCCTGGCTGCGCCACGCGGAACCGAGCGCGCACCGGCTGGGCTCGGCCACCCTCGACGGCGCGGTCCCGGACCGGGAGGGCGATCGGCTGGCGCTGCACAACGTCCTCCAGCAGCTGGAGCACCTGCGCGAGTACCCGGCGGTGGCGGCGGCCGAGCCGGCCGGGAAGCTGCAGCTGACGGGGATGTACTTCCACGTCGGCGACGCCCAGGTGTACCTGTTCGACGCGGCCGGGCGGACGTTCCGCCCGGCCGGGGCGCCGGTGGTGGTGCCGGGCGCCTGACCCGCCGGTCGCGTTGCCCGAGGTGCGAGCCGGGTCCGCTTCCGGCGGGCCCGGCTCGCTCCGCACGGTCGCCGCGGCCCGCCTCCGCAGGCCCGTGAAGCCCGGCGCCGCGCGGGCCGCCGGCCGCCCTGACCACGGCCCGCGTGCGCGCCCCGCCCCGGAGTCACTATGTTGATGGCCCGTGACCATGCTGGTGATGACGGGGACCGGGACCGGGGTCGGCAAGACGATCACCACGGCGGCGATCGCGGCCCTGGCGGTGGCCGGGGGACAGCGGGTGGCCGTGCTGAAGCCGGCCCAGACCGGGGTGCGGCCCGATGAGCCGGGTGACCTCCAGGACGTCGTCCGCCTCGCGGGGCCGGACGTCACCACGCGCGAACTGCGCCGCTACCCGGATCCCCTGTCACCGGAGGCCGCCGCCCGGCGCAGTGGGCTGCCGTCGCTCGATCCCGGCGAAATCGCCCAAGCCGCGTCCGACCTCGACACCGCGCACGACCTCACCCTCATCGAGGGCGCCGGCGGGCTGCTCGTGCGTTTCGACCGCGCCGGCGCGAGCCTCGCCGACGTCGCCTGGTCGCTCGGCTCGCTCGTGATCATCGTGGCCGAGGCCGGGCTCGGCACGCTGAACGCCACCGCGCTCACCGCCGAGGTCGCCGGCAAGCGCGGGCTGACCGTCGCCGGCGTGATCATCGGCGCGTGGCCGGCCGAACCGGACCTCGCGGCGCTGTCCAACCTCGAAGACCTGCCGGTCGCGGCGGGGGCACCCCTGCTCGGCGTGCTGCCCGCCGGCATCGGCCGGTCCTCCCGCGAGGACTTCCTGGCCGCGGCGCGGGCCGGGCTCTCGCCGTGGTTCGGCGGCGAATTCGACCCGGAACTTTTCGCTGGTTGCGCTTCCGCCGGGAAGTGACCTGCATCGCTGTCGCCTCGACGCACCTTCGTGCACGATGAGGGACGCTTTCCGCACCACCTCGATCAAGGAGCCGCCGTGACCGCAGTCCCGGACACCGATGTCAGTGACAGCCGGGGCTCCGCCCCGGGCCGGGGGCTCCGCCACCCGGAGCCCCCGAAGGATGTCCTCGCCCTGGCACGCGAGCAGGTCCTCGAAAACGGCGTCGGCCTCGGTGAACAGCAGGTCCTCGACGTGCTCCGGCTGCCCGACGACCGGCTGCCCGACCTCCTCGCTCTGGCGCACGAGGTGCGGATGCGCTGGTGCGGGCCGGAGGTCGAGGTCGAAGGCATCATCAGCCTGAAGACCGGCGGCTGCCCCGAGGACTGCCACTTCTGCTCCCAGTCCGGCCGCTTCCCGACGCCGGTGCGCTCGGCGTGGCTCGACATCCCGAACCTGGTCAAGGCCGCCCGGCAGACCGCCGAAACCGGCGCGACGGAGTTCTGCATCGTCGCCGCCGTCCGCGGGCCGGACCAGCGGCTGCTCTCGCAGGTCCGCGAGGGCGTTCGCGCGATCCGCGCGGACGGGAACGACATCCAGATCGCCTGCTCGCTGGGCATGCTGACGCAGGAGCAGGTCGACGAGCTCGTCGACATGGGCGTCCACCGCTACAACCACAACCTCGAGACGGCGCGTTCGCACTTCCCGTCGGTGGTCACGACGCACACGTGGGAAGAGCGCTGGGACACCCTGCGCATGGTCGCCGACGCGGGCATGGAGGTCTGCTGCGGCGGCATCATCGGCATGGGGGAGACGGTCGAGCAGCGCGCGGAGTTCGCTGTGCAGCTGGCCGAGCTGAACCCGCACGAGGTGCCGATGAACTTCCTCATCCCGCAGCCGGGCACGCCGTACGAGCACTACGAGATCGTCGAGGGTCGCGACGCGCTGCGGACGGTCGCGGCGTTCCGGCTCGCGATGCCGCGCACGATGCTGCGCTTCGCCGGCGGCCGCGAGCTCACGCTGGGCGACCTCGGTGCGGAGCAGGGCATGCTCGGCGGGATCAACGCGATCATCGTCGGCAACTACCTGACCAACCTGGGCCGGCCGGCTTCGGCGGACCTGGAGATGCTGGACGAGCTCAAGATGCCCATCAAGGCCCTCAGTGACAGCCTCTGACGCGGCCTTTTGTGTCCACTGTGGACAGCAGTTGCCGGGTGGGGCGGACCACCCGGCGTGCCACAACCCCCGGACGGCGCTGGAACCACCGCGCTACTGCACGTTCTGCGCGCGCCGGCTGGTGGTCCAGGTGAGCCCGCTCGGCTGGACGGCCCGCTGCAGCCGCCACGGCGAGACCGCGAGCGGCTGACGGCGGCGTGGGGTAACGAACCGGATCGTTCATCAGTGGGGCGGGCCGGCTGGTGCGGCGCGGTGACGAACCGGATCGTTCAGCACGAGTCCGCACGGTCCGCGTCGGCGACACGGCGAGCGGCTCACCCCGCCCACGCCTCGACCGGTTACGCTCGGTGGCACTGTTGCAGGAGGGAGTCCTGGTGAGTGAGTCGTCGGGGCCCGCGCACCGGCCGTCGGCCGTCGCCGGCCCGTGGTCGGTGCCCGTGCTGGTCCGGGAGCGGCGGCCGCGCGTCGTCGTGAAGGCCGACCTGCTGCCCGCCATCAGCGTGCTCGGCACCCTGAGCCTGCTGAGCTTCCCGCTCGCCTTCGCGTGGTCGCGGCTCGCGCCGCCGGAGCGGGTGCGCATCGTCGCCGCCGACGGCACCCAGGGCGCCCTGGAGCTGGAGAGCTGGCACCGGTTCGACGACCTGGCCGTCTTCGGCTTCCTCACGCTCGGGCTGGGGATCGTCGTCGGCGTCGTCTGCTGGCTGCTGCGCGAACGGCGCGGGCCGGTGGTCTTCCTCGCCGCGGTGCTCGGCGTCGCGCTCGCCGGCGCGCTCGCCATGCTGCTCGGCGTCGGCTGGGCGAACAGCCACTACGCCATCTCCAGCCCGCCCGCGCTGGGTTCGGTGATCGAACTGGCGCCACGCCTGGAGTCGTGGTGGGTGCTGCTGACCGGCCCGCTCGGCGTGTCGA is from Amycolatopsis mediterranei and encodes:
- a CDS encoding DUF2567 domain-containing protein, whose product is MSESSGPAHRPSAVAGPWSVPVLVRERRPRVVVKADLLPAISVLGTLSLLSFPLAFAWSRLAPPERVRIVAADGTQGALELESWHRFDDLAVFGFLTLGLGIVVGVVCWLLRERRGPVVFLAAVLGVALAGALAMLLGVGWANSHYAISSPPALGSVIELAPRLESWWVLLTGPLGVSIAYSLLTTWNGRDDLGRRLG
- the bioD gene encoding dethiobiotin synthase, with amino-acid sequence MLVMTGTGTGVGKTITTAAIAALAVAGGQRVAVLKPAQTGVRPDEPGDLQDVVRLAGPDVTTRELRRYPDPLSPEAAARRSGLPSLDPGEIAQAASDLDTAHDLTLIEGAGGLLVRFDRAGASLADVAWSLGSLVIIVAEAGLGTLNATALTAEVAGKRGLTVAGVIIGAWPAEPDLAALSNLEDLPVAAGAPLLGVLPAGIGRSSREDFLAAARAGLSPWFGGEFDPELFAGCASAGK
- the bioB gene encoding biotin synthase BioB, which translates into the protein MAREQVLENGVGLGEQQVLDVLRLPDDRLPDLLALAHEVRMRWCGPEVEVEGIISLKTGGCPEDCHFCSQSGRFPTPVRSAWLDIPNLVKAARQTAETGATEFCIVAAVRGPDQRLLSQVREGVRAIRADGNDIQIACSLGMLTQEQVDELVDMGVHRYNHNLETARSHFPSVVTTHTWEERWDTLRMVADAGMEVCCGGIIGMGETVEQRAEFAVQLAELNPHEVPMNFLIPQPGTPYEHYEIVEGRDALRTVAAFRLAMPRTMLRFAGGRELTLGDLGAEQGMLGGINAIIVGNYLTNLGRPASADLEMLDELKMPIKALSDSL